A single window of Lutzomyia longipalpis isolate SR_M1_2022 chromosome 1, ASM2433408v1 DNA harbors:
- the LOC129787688 gene encoding tenascin-like isoform X2, giving the protein MKFYQIFPLFFLCWTITLINADMANVITYHRDLVDIPCEHEADCHKQVTDEFTICHKKQCTCYDKSGQESLCKPKIFTSANFVGGSCPCPINDTVCDQTRGVCICTEKFTESLDKKSCIPKVVRLNEKCENNGQCLKFELNSECDLNAKVCVCQQNFTQIDDSCQKGATLGTRCRASAECLERTPNSVCLEHKCICEIGFVARKNQTECLPETQYGMSCSESGQCHRLGSGAICDNGLCVCDAAHQNITLGGSTICEKRISVGDTCKEHQQCFHSHPLEQTMECIGGHCQCIEGFSDKNGQCEKNYANIGKIASPILLLICMIVHKILN; this is encoded by the exons ATGAAGTTTTACCAAATTTTTCCCTTATTTTTCCTCTGCTGGACAATTACTTTAATCAATGCCGATATGGCGAATG TTATAACGTATCACAGGGATTTGGTGGACATTCCATGTGAACACGAGGCTGATTGCCACAAACAAGTGACCGATGAATTCACTATATGTCACAAAAAGCAGTGCACGTGCTATGATAAATCCGGCCAGGAGAGTCTCTGCAAACCCAAG atattcACATCGGCAAACTTTGTCGGTGGAAGCTGTCCGTGTCCCATCAATGATACCGTTTGTGATCAAACCCGAGGGGTGTGCATCTGCACTGAGAAATTCACCGAAAGTTTGGACAAGAAGAGTTGCATTCCTA AAGTTGTTCGTTTGAATGAGAAGTGCGAGAACAACGGCCAATGCTTGAAGTTCGAGCTGAACTCAGAATGTGATCTCAATGCCAAAGTCTGCGTTTGTCAGCAGAATTTCACGCAAATTGATGATTCCTGCCAGAAAGGTGCAACACTCGGTACCCGATGCCGCGCAAGTGCTGAATGCCTCGAGAGAACACCAAATTCCGTCTGCCTGGAACACAAATGTATCTGTGAGATAGGATTCGTCGCCAGGAAGAACCAGACTGAGTGCCTTCCAGAAACACAGTATGGGATGTCTTGCTCAGAATCAGGGCAGTGCCATAGATTGGGTTCAGGTGCTATTTGTGACAACGGTTTATGCGTCTGTGACGCAGCACATCAGAACATCACCCTCGGCGGGAGTACAATCTGCGAGAAGCGAATTT cTGTTGGTGACACGTGCAAGGAGCACCAACAATGCTTCCATTCTCACCCACTCGAGCAGACAATGGAATGCATTGGTGGGCATTGCCAGTGCATTGAGGGCTTTTCCGACAAGAATGGCCAGTGTGAGAAAA ACTATGCGAACATTGGAAAAATAGCATCACCCATTTTGCTTCTCATCTGCATGATTGTCCATAAAATCCTCAATTAG
- the LOC129787688 gene encoding cell death abnormality protein 1-like isoform X1: MKFYQIFPLFFLCWTITLINADMANVITYHRDLVDIPCEHEADCHKQVTDEFTICHKKQCTCYDKSGQESLCKPKIFTSANFVGGSCPCPINDTVCDQTRGVCICTEKFTESLDKKSCIPKVVRLNEKCENNGQCLKFELNSECDLNAKVCVCQQNFTQIDDSCQKGATLGTRCRASAECLERTPNSVCLEHKCICEIGFVARKNQTECLPETQYGMSCSESGQCHRLGSGAICDNGLCVCDAAHQNITLGGSTICEKRISVGDTCKEHQQCFHSHPLEQTMECIGGHCQCIEGFSDKNGQCEKSNCPCQIEVYFYGKERSFTLYSFSLSFFS; the protein is encoded by the exons ATGAAGTTTTACCAAATTTTTCCCTTATTTTTCCTCTGCTGGACAATTACTTTAATCAATGCCGATATGGCGAATG TTATAACGTATCACAGGGATTTGGTGGACATTCCATGTGAACACGAGGCTGATTGCCACAAACAAGTGACCGATGAATTCACTATATGTCACAAAAAGCAGTGCACGTGCTATGATAAATCCGGCCAGGAGAGTCTCTGCAAACCCAAG atattcACATCGGCAAACTTTGTCGGTGGAAGCTGTCCGTGTCCCATCAATGATACCGTTTGTGATCAAACCCGAGGGGTGTGCATCTGCACTGAGAAATTCACCGAAAGTTTGGACAAGAAGAGTTGCATTCCTA AAGTTGTTCGTTTGAATGAGAAGTGCGAGAACAACGGCCAATGCTTGAAGTTCGAGCTGAACTCAGAATGTGATCTCAATGCCAAAGTCTGCGTTTGTCAGCAGAATTTCACGCAAATTGATGATTCCTGCCAGAAAGGTGCAACACTCGGTACCCGATGCCGCGCAAGTGCTGAATGCCTCGAGAGAACACCAAATTCCGTCTGCCTGGAACACAAATGTATCTGTGAGATAGGATTCGTCGCCAGGAAGAACCAGACTGAGTGCCTTCCAGAAACACAGTATGGGATGTCTTGCTCAGAATCAGGGCAGTGCCATAGATTGGGTTCAGGTGCTATTTGTGACAACGGTTTATGCGTCTGTGACGCAGCACATCAGAACATCACCCTCGGCGGGAGTACAATCTGCGAGAAGCGAATTT cTGTTGGTGACACGTGCAAGGAGCACCAACAATGCTTCCATTCTCACCCACTCGAGCAGACAATGGAATGCATTGGTGGGCATTGCCAGTGCATTGAGGGCTTTTCCGACAAGAATGGCCAGTGTGAGAAAAGTAATTGTCCATGCCAGATTGAAGTTTATTTCTATGGAAAAGAAAGGTCATTTACACtttattctttctctctctcttttttttcataa